Proteins found in one Gopherus flavomarginatus isolate rGopFla2 chromosome 18, rGopFla2.mat.asm, whole genome shotgun sequence genomic segment:
- the CCDC97 gene encoding coiled-coil domain-containing protein 97 isoform X5: MEAEVGGLARPPPLGETRGGGLEAAPPPSSAESPAPQDRPPNASEVTDPPWHTSLWGEGMMDRPAPQDRPPNTNRVTDPPRHTSHWGEGMLDRPALGDHPPRRSGVTDPPRQTWHWGEEVPQCPAPQDWPPKNTEVTDPPRHPSGGGEGMQALPALGDQSPDSSLLSERPQRPSQRGRGMPEPSHAAGLAQEEAGAQEPVGPPEVGEQALLAMLTAVANSPLPVRSQQKDEPDLTAEEKLAILRALYRDKPVVFLERFRRALRVEHLGCFAHLAARYEVRFYCDEVRRAARGKAGHTRVRNKRYAALQQLIKGGEYFSDEQMRAREPLLYEQYIGQYLSDEELLALGNQALAGACSLSGVLLDSYQEQVLQLRLHIQQEQEDACMEEEEDDDEGEESSSASDAWVPDTEEKAFLREEFTSRMHQRFLDGKDGDFDYSEVDENPEFDNLDIVSRDEEERYFDGEESEEAEEMEAE; encoded by the exons ATGGAGGCGGAAGTGGGGGGCCTGGCCCGGCCGCCCCCGCTGGGTGAGACGCGGGGCGGGGGT ctggaggCTGCGCCTCCCCCGTCGTCGGCAGagagcccagccccacaggaccGTCCCCCCAATGCCAGCGAG GTCACCGACCCGCCCTGGCACACGTCGCTCTGGGGAGAAGGGATGATGGAcaggccagccccacaggaccGTCCCCCCAATACCAACAGGGTCACCGACCCGCCCCGGCACACGTCgcactggggggaagggatgCTGGACAGGCCGGCCCTGGGGGACCATCCCCCCAGGAGGAGCGGGGTCACTGACCCCCCTCGGCAGACAtggcactggggggaggaggtgccgcagtgcccagccccacaggactgGCCCCCAAAGAACACCGAGGTCACCGACCCGCCCCGGCACCCGtcgggcgggggggaagggatgCAGGCGTTGCCAGCCCTAGGTGACCAGTCACCCGACAGCAGTCTGCTCAGTGAACGGCCGCAGCGCCCGTCCCAGCGGGGTAGAGGGATGCCGGAGCCCAGCCACGCTGCGGGTTTGGCTCAGGAGGAGGCCGGGGCCCAGGAGCCGGTGGGTCCCCCCGAGGTGGGTGAGCAGGCCCTGCTGGCCATGCTGACGGCCGTGGCCAACAGCCCGCTGCCGGTGCGCAGCCAGCAGAAGGACGAGCCGGATCTGACGGCCGAGGAGAAGCTGGCCATCCTGCGGGCGCTGTACCGGGACAAGCCCGTGGTCTTCCTGGAGCGCTTCCGGCGGGCCCTGCGCGTCGAGCACCTCGGCTGCTTCGCCCACCTGGCCGCCCGCTACGAAGTGCGCTTCTACTGCGACGAGGTGCGCCGGGCCGCCCGCGGCAAGGCCGGCCACACCCGGGTGCGCAACAAGAGGTACGCCGCCCTGCAGCAGCTCATCAAAG GGGGGGAGTATTTCAGCGACGAGCAGATGCGGGCGCGGGAGCCCCTGCTCTATGAGCAGTACATCGGGCAGTACCTGAGCGACGAGGAGCTGCTGGCCCTGGGCAACCAGGCACTGGCCGGCGCCTGCTCCCTCTCCGGCGTCCTGCTCGACTCCTACCAGGAGCAGGTGCTCCAGCTGCGGCTGCACAtccagcaggagcaggaggatgcctgcatggaggaggaggaggatgacgaCGAAG gTGAGGAGTCCAGCTCGGcctcggacgcctgggtccctgaCACAGAGGAGAAGGCCTTCCTGCGGGAGGAGTTCACCAGCCGCATGCACCAGCGCTTCCTGGACGGCAAGGACGGTGACTTCGATTACAG CGAGGTGGACGAGAACCCGGAGTTCGACAATCTGGACATTGTGTCGCGGGACGAGGAGGAGCGTTACTTCGACGGCGAGGAGTCCGAGGAGGCGGAGGAGATGGAGGCAGAGTAG
- the CCDC97 gene encoding coiled-coil domain-containing protein 97 isoform X4: MEAEVGGLARPPPLGNAGAQEQQELEAAPPPSSAESPAPQDRPPNASEVTDPPWHTSLWGEGMMDRPAPQDRPPNTNRVTDPPRHTSHWGEGMLDRPALGDHPPRRSGVTDPPRQTWHWGEEVPQCPAPQDWPPKNTEVTDPPRHPSGGGEGMQALPALGDQSPDSSLLSERPQRPSQRGRGMPEPSHAAGLAQEEAGAQEPVGPPEVGEQALLAMLTAVANSPLPVRSQQKDEPDLTAEEKLAILRALYRDKPVVFLERFRRALRVEHLGCFAHLAARYEVRFYCDEVRRAARGKAGHTRVRNKRYAALQQLIKGGEYFSDEQMRAREPLLYEQYIGQYLSDEELLALGNQALAGACSLSGVLLDSYQEQVLQLRLHIQQEQEDACMEEEEDDDEGEESSSASDAWVPDTEEKAFLREEFTSRMHQRFLDGKDGDFDYSEVDENPEFDNLDIVSRDEEERYFDGEESEEAEEMEAE; the protein is encoded by the exons ATGGAGGCGGAAGTGGGGGGCCTGGCCCGGCCGCCCCCGCTGG GTAACGCCGGTgcccaggagcagcaggagctggaggCTGCGCCTCCCCCGTCGTCGGCAGagagcccagccccacaggaccGTCCCCCCAATGCCAGCGAG GTCACCGACCCGCCCTGGCACACGTCGCTCTGGGGAGAAGGGATGATGGAcaggccagccccacaggaccGTCCCCCCAATACCAACAGGGTCACCGACCCGCCCCGGCACACGTCgcactggggggaagggatgCTGGACAGGCCGGCCCTGGGGGACCATCCCCCCAGGAGGAGCGGGGTCACTGACCCCCCTCGGCAGACAtggcactggggggaggaggtgccgcagtgcccagccccacaggactgGCCCCCAAAGAACACCGAGGTCACCGACCCGCCCCGGCACCCGtcgggcgggggggaagggatgCAGGCGTTGCCAGCCCTAGGTGACCAGTCACCCGACAGCAGTCTGCTCAGTGAACGGCCGCAGCGCCCGTCCCAGCGGGGTAGAGGGATGCCGGAGCCCAGCCACGCTGCGGGTTTGGCTCAGGAGGAGGCCGGGGCCCAGGAGCCGGTGGGTCCCCCCGAGGTGGGTGAGCAGGCCCTGCTGGCCATGCTGACGGCCGTGGCCAACAGCCCGCTGCCGGTGCGCAGCCAGCAGAAGGACGAGCCGGATCTGACGGCCGAGGAGAAGCTGGCCATCCTGCGGGCGCTGTACCGGGACAAGCCCGTGGTCTTCCTGGAGCGCTTCCGGCGGGCCCTGCGCGTCGAGCACCTCGGCTGCTTCGCCCACCTGGCCGCCCGCTACGAAGTGCGCTTCTACTGCGACGAGGTGCGCCGGGCCGCCCGCGGCAAGGCCGGCCACACCCGGGTGCGCAACAAGAGGTACGCCGCCCTGCAGCAGCTCATCAAAG GGGGGGAGTATTTCAGCGACGAGCAGATGCGGGCGCGGGAGCCCCTGCTCTATGAGCAGTACATCGGGCAGTACCTGAGCGACGAGGAGCTGCTGGCCCTGGGCAACCAGGCACTGGCCGGCGCCTGCTCCCTCTCCGGCGTCCTGCTCGACTCCTACCAGGAGCAGGTGCTCCAGCTGCGGCTGCACAtccagcaggagcaggaggatgcctgcatggaggaggaggaggatgacgaCGAAG gTGAGGAGTCCAGCTCGGcctcggacgcctgggtccctgaCACAGAGGAGAAGGCCTTCCTGCGGGAGGAGTTCACCAGCCGCATGCACCAGCGCTTCCTGGACGGCAAGGACGGTGACTTCGATTACAG CGAGGTGGACGAGAACCCGGAGTTCGACAATCTGGACATTGTGTCGCGGGACGAGGAGGAGCGTTACTTCGACGGCGAGGAGTCCGAGGAGGCGGAGGAGATGGAGGCAGAGTAG
- the CCDC97 gene encoding coiled-coil domain-containing protein 97 isoform X1 produces MEAEVGGLARPPPLGNAGAQEQQELEAAPPPSSAESPAPQDRPPNASEVTNPPRHTSLWGEGMLDVPAPQDRPPSANRVTDPPRHTSLWGEGMLDVPAPQDRPPNTNRVTDPPWHTSLWGEGMMDRPAPQDRPPNTNRVTDPPRHTSHWGEGMLDRPALGDHPPRRSGVTDPPRQTWHWGEEVPQCPAPQDWPPKNTEVTDPPRHPSGGGEGMQALPALGDQSPDSSLLSERPQRPSQRGRGMPEPSHAAGLAQEEAGAQEPVGPPEVGEQALLAMLTAVANSPLPVRSQQKDEPDLTAEEKLAILRALYRDKPVVFLERFRRALRVEHLGCFAHLAARYEVRFYCDEVRRAARGKAGHTRVRNKRYAALQQLIKGGEYFSDEQMRAREPLLYEQYIGQYLSDEELLALGNQALAGACSLSGVLLDSYQEQVLQLRLHIQQEQEDACMEEEEDDDEGEESSSASDAWVPDTEEKAFLREEFTSRMHQRFLDGKDGDFDYSEVDENPEFDNLDIVSRDEEERYFDGEESEEAEEMEAE; encoded by the exons ATGGAGGCGGAAGTGGGGGGCCTGGCCCGGCCGCCCCCGCTGG GTAACGCCGGTgcccaggagcagcaggagctggaggCTGCGCCTCCCCCGTCGTCGGCAGagagcccagccccacaggaccGTCCCCCCAATGCCAGCGAGGTCACCAACCCGCCCCGGCACACGTCGCTCTGGGGGGAAGGGATGCTGGacgtgccagccccacaggatcGTCCCCCCAGTGCCAACAGGGTCACCGACCCGCCCCGGCACACGTCGCTCTGGGGGGAAGGGATGCTGGacgtgccagccccacaggaccgTCCCCCCAATACCAACAGG GTCACCGACCCGCCCTGGCACACGTCGCTCTGGGGAGAAGGGATGATGGAcaggccagccccacaggaccGTCCCCCCAATACCAACAGGGTCACCGACCCGCCCCGGCACACGTCgcactggggggaagggatgCTGGACAGGCCGGCCCTGGGGGACCATCCCCCCAGGAGGAGCGGGGTCACTGACCCCCCTCGGCAGACAtggcactggggggaggaggtgccgcagtgcccagccccacaggactgGCCCCCAAAGAACACCGAGGTCACCGACCCGCCCCGGCACCCGtcgggcgggggggaagggatgCAGGCGTTGCCAGCCCTAGGTGACCAGTCACCCGACAGCAGTCTGCTCAGTGAACGGCCGCAGCGCCCGTCCCAGCGGGGTAGAGGGATGCCGGAGCCCAGCCACGCTGCGGGTTTGGCTCAGGAGGAGGCCGGGGCCCAGGAGCCGGTGGGTCCCCCCGAGGTGGGTGAGCAGGCCCTGCTGGCCATGCTGACGGCCGTGGCCAACAGCCCGCTGCCGGTGCGCAGCCAGCAGAAGGACGAGCCGGATCTGACGGCCGAGGAGAAGCTGGCCATCCTGCGGGCGCTGTACCGGGACAAGCCCGTGGTCTTCCTGGAGCGCTTCCGGCGGGCCCTGCGCGTCGAGCACCTCGGCTGCTTCGCCCACCTGGCCGCCCGCTACGAAGTGCGCTTCTACTGCGACGAGGTGCGCCGGGCCGCCCGCGGCAAGGCCGGCCACACCCGGGTGCGCAACAAGAGGTACGCCGCCCTGCAGCAGCTCATCAAAG GGGGGGAGTATTTCAGCGACGAGCAGATGCGGGCGCGGGAGCCCCTGCTCTATGAGCAGTACATCGGGCAGTACCTGAGCGACGAGGAGCTGCTGGCCCTGGGCAACCAGGCACTGGCCGGCGCCTGCTCCCTCTCCGGCGTCCTGCTCGACTCCTACCAGGAGCAGGTGCTCCAGCTGCGGCTGCACAtccagcaggagcaggaggatgcctgcatggaggaggaggaggatgacgaCGAAG gTGAGGAGTCCAGCTCGGcctcggacgcctgggtccctgaCACAGAGGAGAAGGCCTTCCTGCGGGAGGAGTTCACCAGCCGCATGCACCAGCGCTTCCTGGACGGCAAGGACGGTGACTTCGATTACAG CGAGGTGGACGAGAACCCGGAGTTCGACAATCTGGACATTGTGTCGCGGGACGAGGAGGAGCGTTACTTCGACGGCGAGGAGTCCGAGGAGGCGGAGGAGATGGAGGCAGAGTAG
- the CCDC97 gene encoding coiled-coil domain-containing protein 97 isoform X3, with translation MEAEVGGLARPPPLGNAGAQEQQELEAAPPPSSAESPAPQDRPPNASEVTNPPRHTSLWGEGMLDVPAPQDRPPSANRVTDPPWHTSLWGEGMMDRPAPQDRPPNTNRVTDPPRHTSHWGEGMLDRPALGDHPPRRSGVTDPPRQTWHWGEEVPQCPAPQDWPPKNTEVTDPPRHPSGGGEGMQALPALGDQSPDSSLLSERPQRPSQRGRGMPEPSHAAGLAQEEAGAQEPVGPPEVGEQALLAMLTAVANSPLPVRSQQKDEPDLTAEEKLAILRALYRDKPVVFLERFRRALRVEHLGCFAHLAARYEVRFYCDEVRRAARGKAGHTRVRNKRYAALQQLIKGGEYFSDEQMRAREPLLYEQYIGQYLSDEELLALGNQALAGACSLSGVLLDSYQEQVLQLRLHIQQEQEDACMEEEEDDDEGEESSSASDAWVPDTEEKAFLREEFTSRMHQRFLDGKDGDFDYSEVDENPEFDNLDIVSRDEEERYFDGEESEEAEEMEAE, from the exons ATGGAGGCGGAAGTGGGGGGCCTGGCCCGGCCGCCCCCGCTGG GTAACGCCGGTgcccaggagcagcaggagctggaggCTGCGCCTCCCCCGTCGTCGGCAGagagcccagccccacaggaccGTCCCCCCAATGCCAGCGAGGTCACCAACCCGCCCCGGCACACGTCGCTCTGGGGGGAAGGGATGCTGGacgtgccagccccacaggatcGTCCCCCCAGTGCCAACAGG GTCACCGACCCGCCCTGGCACACGTCGCTCTGGGGAGAAGGGATGATGGAcaggccagccccacaggaccGTCCCCCCAATACCAACAGGGTCACCGACCCGCCCCGGCACACGTCgcactggggggaagggatgCTGGACAGGCCGGCCCTGGGGGACCATCCCCCCAGGAGGAGCGGGGTCACTGACCCCCCTCGGCAGACAtggcactggggggaggaggtgccgcagtgcccagccccacaggactgGCCCCCAAAGAACACCGAGGTCACCGACCCGCCCCGGCACCCGtcgggcgggggggaagggatgCAGGCGTTGCCAGCCCTAGGTGACCAGTCACCCGACAGCAGTCTGCTCAGTGAACGGCCGCAGCGCCCGTCCCAGCGGGGTAGAGGGATGCCGGAGCCCAGCCACGCTGCGGGTTTGGCTCAGGAGGAGGCCGGGGCCCAGGAGCCGGTGGGTCCCCCCGAGGTGGGTGAGCAGGCCCTGCTGGCCATGCTGACGGCCGTGGCCAACAGCCCGCTGCCGGTGCGCAGCCAGCAGAAGGACGAGCCGGATCTGACGGCCGAGGAGAAGCTGGCCATCCTGCGGGCGCTGTACCGGGACAAGCCCGTGGTCTTCCTGGAGCGCTTCCGGCGGGCCCTGCGCGTCGAGCACCTCGGCTGCTTCGCCCACCTGGCCGCCCGCTACGAAGTGCGCTTCTACTGCGACGAGGTGCGCCGGGCCGCCCGCGGCAAGGCCGGCCACACCCGGGTGCGCAACAAGAGGTACGCCGCCCTGCAGCAGCTCATCAAAG GGGGGGAGTATTTCAGCGACGAGCAGATGCGGGCGCGGGAGCCCCTGCTCTATGAGCAGTACATCGGGCAGTACCTGAGCGACGAGGAGCTGCTGGCCCTGGGCAACCAGGCACTGGCCGGCGCCTGCTCCCTCTCCGGCGTCCTGCTCGACTCCTACCAGGAGCAGGTGCTCCAGCTGCGGCTGCACAtccagcaggagcaggaggatgcctgcatggaggaggaggaggatgacgaCGAAG gTGAGGAGTCCAGCTCGGcctcggacgcctgggtccctgaCACAGAGGAGAAGGCCTTCCTGCGGGAGGAGTTCACCAGCCGCATGCACCAGCGCTTCCTGGACGGCAAGGACGGTGACTTCGATTACAG CGAGGTGGACGAGAACCCGGAGTTCGACAATCTGGACATTGTGTCGCGGGACGAGGAGGAGCGTTACTTCGACGGCGAGGAGTCCGAGGAGGCGGAGGAGATGGAGGCAGAGTAG
- the CCDC97 gene encoding coiled-coil domain-containing protein 97 isoform X2 translates to MEAEVGGLARPPPLGETRGGGLEAAPPPSSAESPAPQDRPPNASEVTNPPRHTSLWGEGMLDVPAPQDRPPSANRVTDPPRHTSLWGEGMLDVPAPQDRPPNTNRVTDPPWHTSLWGEGMMDRPAPQDRPPNTNRVTDPPRHTSHWGEGMLDRPALGDHPPRRSGVTDPPRQTWHWGEEVPQCPAPQDWPPKNTEVTDPPRHPSGGGEGMQALPALGDQSPDSSLLSERPQRPSQRGRGMPEPSHAAGLAQEEAGAQEPVGPPEVGEQALLAMLTAVANSPLPVRSQQKDEPDLTAEEKLAILRALYRDKPVVFLERFRRALRVEHLGCFAHLAARYEVRFYCDEVRRAARGKAGHTRVRNKRYAALQQLIKGGEYFSDEQMRAREPLLYEQYIGQYLSDEELLALGNQALAGACSLSGVLLDSYQEQVLQLRLHIQQEQEDACMEEEEDDDEGEESSSASDAWVPDTEEKAFLREEFTSRMHQRFLDGKDGDFDYSEVDENPEFDNLDIVSRDEEERYFDGEESEEAEEMEAE, encoded by the exons ATGGAGGCGGAAGTGGGGGGCCTGGCCCGGCCGCCCCCGCTGGGTGAGACGCGGGGCGGGGGT ctggaggCTGCGCCTCCCCCGTCGTCGGCAGagagcccagccccacaggaccGTCCCCCCAATGCCAGCGAGGTCACCAACCCGCCCCGGCACACGTCGCTCTGGGGGGAAGGGATGCTGGacgtgccagccccacaggatcGTCCCCCCAGTGCCAACAGGGTCACCGACCCGCCCCGGCACACGTCGCTCTGGGGGGAAGGGATGCTGGacgtgccagccccacaggaccgTCCCCCCAATACCAACAGG GTCACCGACCCGCCCTGGCACACGTCGCTCTGGGGAGAAGGGATGATGGAcaggccagccccacaggaccGTCCCCCCAATACCAACAGGGTCACCGACCCGCCCCGGCACACGTCgcactggggggaagggatgCTGGACAGGCCGGCCCTGGGGGACCATCCCCCCAGGAGGAGCGGGGTCACTGACCCCCCTCGGCAGACAtggcactggggggaggaggtgccgcagtgcccagccccacaggactgGCCCCCAAAGAACACCGAGGTCACCGACCCGCCCCGGCACCCGtcgggcgggggggaagggatgCAGGCGTTGCCAGCCCTAGGTGACCAGTCACCCGACAGCAGTCTGCTCAGTGAACGGCCGCAGCGCCCGTCCCAGCGGGGTAGAGGGATGCCGGAGCCCAGCCACGCTGCGGGTTTGGCTCAGGAGGAGGCCGGGGCCCAGGAGCCGGTGGGTCCCCCCGAGGTGGGTGAGCAGGCCCTGCTGGCCATGCTGACGGCCGTGGCCAACAGCCCGCTGCCGGTGCGCAGCCAGCAGAAGGACGAGCCGGATCTGACGGCCGAGGAGAAGCTGGCCATCCTGCGGGCGCTGTACCGGGACAAGCCCGTGGTCTTCCTGGAGCGCTTCCGGCGGGCCCTGCGCGTCGAGCACCTCGGCTGCTTCGCCCACCTGGCCGCCCGCTACGAAGTGCGCTTCTACTGCGACGAGGTGCGCCGGGCCGCCCGCGGCAAGGCCGGCCACACCCGGGTGCGCAACAAGAGGTACGCCGCCCTGCAGCAGCTCATCAAAG GGGGGGAGTATTTCAGCGACGAGCAGATGCGGGCGCGGGAGCCCCTGCTCTATGAGCAGTACATCGGGCAGTACCTGAGCGACGAGGAGCTGCTGGCCCTGGGCAACCAGGCACTGGCCGGCGCCTGCTCCCTCTCCGGCGTCCTGCTCGACTCCTACCAGGAGCAGGTGCTCCAGCTGCGGCTGCACAtccagcaggagcaggaggatgcctgcatggaggaggaggaggatgacgaCGAAG gTGAGGAGTCCAGCTCGGcctcggacgcctgggtccctgaCACAGAGGAGAAGGCCTTCCTGCGGGAGGAGTTCACCAGCCGCATGCACCAGCGCTTCCTGGACGGCAAGGACGGTGACTTCGATTACAG CGAGGTGGACGAGAACCCGGAGTTCGACAATCTGGACATTGTGTCGCGGGACGAGGAGGAGCGTTACTTCGACGGCGAGGAGTCCGAGGAGGCGGAGGAGATGGAGGCAGAGTAG